From Hymenobacter sedentarius, a single genomic window includes:
- a CDS encoding S9 family peptidase, which produces MKTILLGLLGCLAVGSAGAQQGPEPMKVTDLLKIKQIGNITLTRDGRRAAFTVLGIEPDEKNKADYKNVSQLYSLGTEAGATPRQLTSLKEGATQPAWSPDGRQLAFVRPVDDKPQVFVMPTDGGEARQLTRYKHGASAPKWSPDGRQVLFSSAIPLRELLKDSLLNAAKTLPRWPFEKPGFDKNDQLAASSAKPNADGSLAEIRAYLDKNETDKKAKVLTKLNFQDEREVSAEQSFSQFFLIDAVAPEAKPVAVTSGFYRFNQAEFTPDGQHLLLSADIDSLQHPDRSLENEIYLADRAGRHPRLLLGKENMAYANPTVSPSGKWLAFQMSPTMGVDVPVLAVMPLNGTEKDIITIPFDRSKGNLAWSDDDKYVYFTAQSNGGAPLYRANVKTRKVEKLSAADTGILSYAIAKNKLVYAQTGVLNPSELFVGDAGLKKVQHAGSFNDWVKTKRLSLPEKHSFVNDKGLTVEYWVMKPTAYQAGRKYPVVLEIHGGPTAMWGPGEASMWHEFQYFAAQGYGVVYSNPRGSGGYGQDFLRANINDWGTGPSSDVLTALDKTVAEGWADPAKLTVTGGSYAGYLVAWIISHDQRFKAACSQRGVYDLATFFGEGNAWRLVPNYFGGYPWEPAVKAVLTRESPISYVDKITTPYILFHGENDRRTGFVQGEMMYRSLKVLGRPVEYVRHPGGTHELTRSGDNRQRIDQMLRTFEFFERYLNTKSLPN; this is translated from the coding sequence ATGAAAACCATACTCCTTGGCCTGCTAGGCTGCCTGGCCGTCGGCTCGGCCGGTGCCCAGCAAGGCCCCGAGCCGATGAAAGTGACCGACCTGCTCAAAATCAAGCAGATTGGCAACATTACCCTCACCCGCGACGGGCGCAGAGCCGCCTTCACCGTGCTCGGCATTGAGCCGGACGAAAAGAACAAAGCCGACTACAAAAACGTGAGCCAGCTCTACTCCCTCGGCACCGAGGCGGGCGCCACGCCGCGGCAGCTCACTTCCTTGAAAGAAGGCGCCACGCAGCCCGCCTGGAGCCCCGACGGGCGCCAGCTGGCCTTCGTGCGGCCCGTCGACGACAAGCCCCAGGTGTTTGTGATGCCTACCGACGGTGGCGAGGCCCGGCAACTCACCCGCTACAAGCACGGCGCCAGTGCCCCCAAATGGTCACCCGATGGACGGCAGGTGCTGTTTTCGTCGGCCATTCCGCTGCGCGAGCTGCTGAAAGATTCGCTGCTGAACGCGGCCAAAACCCTGCCGCGCTGGCCCTTCGAAAAGCCCGGCTTCGATAAAAACGACCAGCTGGCCGCCAGTTCGGCCAAGCCCAACGCCGACGGCAGCCTGGCCGAAATCCGGGCCTACCTCGACAAGAACGAAACCGACAAAAAGGCCAAGGTCCTCACCAAACTCAATTTCCAGGACGAGCGCGAGGTGTCGGCCGAGCAAAGCTTTTCGCAGTTTTTCCTCATTGATGCCGTGGCGCCTGAGGCCAAGCCGGTGGCCGTCACCAGCGGCTTCTACCGCTTCAACCAGGCCGAATTCACCCCCGACGGCCAGCACCTGCTGCTCTCGGCCGATATCGACTCGCTGCAGCACCCCGACCGCTCGCTGGAAAACGAAATCTACCTGGCCGACCGCGCCGGGCGCCACCCGCGCCTGCTGCTGGGCAAGGAGAACATGGCCTACGCCAACCCCACGGTATCGCCCTCGGGCAAGTGGCTGGCGTTTCAGATGTCGCCCACTATGGGCGTCGATGTGCCCGTGCTGGCCGTGATGCCGCTCAACGGCACCGAAAAGGATATTATTACCATTCCCTTCGACCGCAGCAAGGGCAATCTGGCGTGGAGCGACGACGATAAATACGTCTACTTCACGGCCCAGAGCAATGGCGGCGCCCCCCTCTACCGGGCCAATGTGAAGACCCGCAAAGTGGAAAAGCTCTCGGCCGCCGACACCGGCATTCTGAGCTACGCCATCGCCAAAAACAAGCTGGTGTACGCCCAAACCGGCGTGCTCAACCCCTCAGAATTGTTTGTGGGCGATGCCGGCCTCAAGAAGGTGCAGCACGCCGGCAGCTTCAACGACTGGGTGAAAACCAAGCGGCTCTCGCTGCCTGAAAAGCACAGCTTTGTAAACGACAAAGGCCTTACGGTGGAATACTGGGTGATGAAGCCCACCGCCTACCAGGCCGGCCGCAAGTACCCGGTGGTGCTCGAAATCCACGGCGGGCCCACGGCCATGTGGGGCCCGGGCGAGGCCAGCATGTGGCACGAGTTCCAGTACTTCGCCGCGCAGGGCTACGGCGTGGTGTACAGCAACCCACGCGGCTCGGGCGGCTACGGCCAGGACTTCCTGCGCGCCAACATCAACGACTGGGGCACGGGCCCGAGCAGCGACGTGCTCACCGCCCTCGACAAAACCGTGGCCGAAGGCTGGGCCGACCCCGCCAAACTCACCGTGACCGGCGGCTCCTACGCGGGCTACCTCGTGGCCTGGATTATCAGCCACGACCAGCGCTTCAAAGCCGCCTGCTCGCAGCGCGGCGTGTACGACCTGGCCACCTTCTTCGGCGAAGGCAACGCCTGGCGGCTGGTGCCCAACTACTTCGGCGGCTACCCCTGGGAGCCGGCCGTGAAGGCTGTACTCACCCGCGAGTCGCCCATCAGCTACGTCGACAAAATCACCACGCCCTACATCCTGTTTCACGGCGAAAACGACCGTCGTACCGGCTTCGTGCAGGGCGAAATGATGTACCGCAGCCTCAAGGTGCTGGGCCGCCCCGTGGAGTACGTGCGCCACCCCGGCGGCACCCACGAGCTCACGCGCTCCGGCGACAACCGCCAGCGCATCGACCAGATGCTGCGCACCTTCGAGTTTTTCGAACGCTACCTCAACACCAAAAGCCTGCCCAATTAG